TCCacgttttaatgtatttctaatattgtttaaaaacgtttaagtggttaaatgaaaaatcagcagtatgtgccattttttaatccaattaatcatcagaacaaTCGAGAGATTAATGGATTACAAAGATTAATTGTAGCCCTAAGCCAgatattaaattacattttagaagACAACATCCAattgaaagaggaaaaagaaacataattctttgtctttgagttgtctCTGTTGCAAATATgtacacaaaaatgttaaaaacaaagatggtaTACAGAAACAAGGACAAATAGTGTAGTGGAACTCACAAGGTCACTTTTAACAGATTATGAGATCCTACATAAGCAAAACTCCTCCGCCAAGCTTTTTCTGCTGAATATAATTACAGAGACATGCAGTGTTTACGTGAGCACAGAAACATTTGTATTCGCTCTGTGCTGCCGGGCAGATTTAAAAGTCACtcattaaaaacagagcagGTCAAACACAGAGCacaaataaactctgctctCTTCCAACACCAGTTTGAATATATAAAGACGAGTAAATACCCGCGAAGGTCTTATAAGATCTGTATTGGCGGGGCATTGTCCCACATTAAGATTCAAGCCGGGGAGAGCGGTAGGGAAGGACGAATAATCATCAGAGGGAAACGCAGAAGAAGAGATTAGAGCTTGATCTGATggtgaggaagatgaagaaacGAGGGGTTTTGTTAAAGAAGAGGATCAATACAACACGTCTAGCAGTCTGCATGcagttcacatttatttattttttttctatttgttttttatcacccgcaaggggtctttttgtgggctctagtgtccctttttcaaagtaggctgacaggaaagggggaaagagaggggggagtcgaacccgcgacagccgcgtcgaggccacgttgcctctgaatgtgggtcgcgctaacccctccgccaccacggcacgcccgcaGTTCACCTTTAAATCAAACGAATTAGACAGAATctgcagagaggaggaagaggaggaagggaggAAGGTGTTTAAAGTACTTTCAATTTATTACATCAGCTTCTGAATTAAACTGCAAccttaaaaagaagaaactgcataaagtaaaaatattattttgtctcattctaacattgaataataaaaagtctTCAATAAAccccttttttaaatctacaccATAGTTAATTGCTTTATCTTTCAAATCATTCAATAGAAACTGAACAGGTTAAAGTTTCTCAGACCTTTGGCGCCGCCTGGTGTCAGAAAGGACAGCTACTCTCATTTAACCGATAAGAGAATTGCAGACTGAACTGAAGAGTTACAATcacagctgttgtttttttgtccccTGATTCCAGGCCGAGTCATTTCCCAGAATGGGAATTTGTCAATAGAAGTTCAATACTTTAATAAAACCAACACAATCTAAATCTGGGGTTTGACGACGAGCATAGATTTCACTTTTATTCCACAAATAAATCTAACCAGACATGTCTATCTGAAGTCAGCTAACGTTAGCGTGTTTCTCCCTGTTCTTCTCCTGCTTCAAAAGTTTAGCACTTTGCTTTGAACCCTAAGGATAATGATTGGGATGTTACTGAAGTTCTTGTGTATGTGAATTCAGATTAGTGAGAACTTTAAGCAGAAGACTATATGTCTTTATACATTAGAGTTAACCCCGTGAACAATGGTTGCAGGACATTTTGAATGACACTGATGGTCCACCAGTAGAGTCTCTAGATGTTAGTACAAGTAAGATATGAGTCAAATTCTATACTGGGTTGCCAGTTGAAAtctcttttaagttatatttgataaaaacagcattttatagcaactgaagaTAATAGTGACTTGATTGGAGAACATATAAGGCAATACTATCCCTTTCACTGCAAGTattaggaaaatgttttcattttaaattgactAGATGCGTTACTAATCTATTATTTCTTCTGTCTTCCTTTCTCAACACTGAACCTCTCCTCTGTAAtgcaaaaaattttaattcattaacTGGCTAGAATGAAAACCAGCTGGATCCAGACGAGCTGGAACTGGAGCCTCTGGACAACGATGTTCATTTGAGCAGCAGTACCATATTGAGGAGCAGCCCTTCCGTCCAAGGTGCAGGACAAGTCAGCGCTGCGATCGGAGGTGTCCTCTCCAGTCACAATCACGCTCACTTGCTGAGCAGAGATTCTCCTGATTTGCTCCTGACTGTCCTGAGTAACAGCCAGGAGTTGGACAGCGGGGTTGGCCGGACAGACGAAAGCACACGCTATGAGGAGTCGTCAGAACACGACCTACTAGGGGATGACCACACCAGTGcctccaacacaaacacaaccaaCACACCTGGAAGCATGCGAAAGTTCTTGTCGGGCAGAGGGGACACCCCACCGTTACTGCACTCCCAAGACCTTCAGTTCAGCACTGACTCTCTGCTAGGACTGGACTGCTTCAATGGAGGAGGAGGCCTGGAGCTGGTGGAACGTTTAGAGAGGAGCTACATGGCAGATTCAATGCGGATGATGATGCCTGGGCTAACCGAAGAAGAGTGCGAGCGATACAAAGAGCTGCTGGAGATCAAGTGCTTCTACGAGAAGAACAGCAATGTTCCGGGGATGGAACAAGAGGAAGGGGATGTGCCACTGGACGAGAATAGGAATGAGAGTTTGACGCAGCACGAAATGGCCCTCATAGAAGAAGAGCTGCGCCATCTGGAGTTTAAGTGTCGCAATATCTTGAGAGCGCAGAAGATGCAGCAGCTGAGGGAGCGTTGTATGAAGGTTTGGCCTCATGAAGATAAAAATGGAGCAAGTGCAGGCACTGGGTTAGGAGCTGGGCGCTTGGAGACAAATGGTTCTTTGGTGAGTGAGGAGTCTTGTCACCAGGCTCTATCAGACATCAACGAGCTTCCTGAGAGAGAGCGCTCTGATAAAGACAGCACTAGTGCCTACAACACTGGGGGAGAAAGTTGCAGGAGCACGCCTCTGGTCAGTGAACAGTACCCGTCTCTGTCCACTCAGAGTCTGGAGGGAGGACAGTCTCCTCTTCCACCGTCCACCAGACAAAAAGAGAGATGGGATGGGATCCAAGCAAACTTAAACCAACCATACTCTCCGCAAACTCACCGGAGAGGAAGTGAGGCAAAGACATCCAGCCCGGGGGTAAAGGTTAGGTCATTGTCCCGGGACGTAGGAAGTAGGAGGGGCTCGGATGGGGGAATGAGACGCAACCCTAGAACCAATGGGACAGCTGAGAGAGCCGGCGGACGCAGCGCAGAAAACAGCCCATATCTGTCCCGCCGTCAGACGGACGTAAAGCCCCCACAACGCTACCTGAGCTGCATGCAGCTGAGGACACCCTCGGCCTCCGAGCACCTGGGTGGACTCAGGAATCCCCCCAAAGAGGGCACTATAGAGTTAGGAGACGATGCGAGCCCAATGAGTTTGGGCAGCACATGTAAAGATGTTCCACAGATTCCAGATGGCATTCCCTCAGCGCTGTCCCCTCCTCTGCTGCCCGCTTCCCCCAGAATGGAGTGGAAGGTGAAGATCCGCAGCGACGGCTCACGCTATGTGGCCAAACGACCCGTGAGGGATCGCCTCCTGAAGGCTCGTGCCATAAAGATCAGAGAGGAAAGAAGCGGAATGACGACGGACGATGATGCTGTGAGCGAAATGAAGATGGGTCGCTACTGGAGCAAAGAGGAGcgaaagcagcagctgctgaaagccCGAGAGCAGCGGCGGCGAAGGGAGTTCATGATGCAGAGCCGTCTCGACTGCCTCAGGGAGCGTGATAGGGAGCAGGGCGGCAGCGCGGCAGGTCAACAGGGGGCGCCACAGCAGCAGGAACCTGCATCCATACTGGAACTCTGCCACCGGAGGAGCATGAAGAAGCGCAGTCGGAGAATCCTGGACAACTGGATCACTATACAAGAGCTGCTGGCACATGGGAGCAGGTCTGCAGACGGGAAGAAAGTCTACAACCCCCTGCTGTCTGTTACCACAGTCTGAGCCGTTGTACACACGTAGCCGggtctttataaaaacaaatatctccgccacataattttaaaaaaatactacacACATAGGATCGGTTTAAGTAAAATGTTCATCT
The genomic region above belongs to Xiphophorus maculatus strain JP 163 A chromosome 1, X_maculatus-5.0-male, whole genome shotgun sequence and contains:
- the LOC102231717 gene encoding PDZ domain-containing protein 4-like isoform X3, which translates into the protein MLCSFDADGRLKVNAKELSRLSGDPTLDIRDPRLSSILKRGARRRAAPTAAAGGPVAVTMGMADCVDSCTQTDISFQHMLTLGRSREHPCGAPPPPDPTPSPPLPPLPEPYLFNELFSEPVYYDPTDYFDISQHEVDRNDELEYEEVELYKSRQQDKLGLTVCYRTDDEEDLGIYVGEVNPNSIAAMDGRIRKGDRILQINGVDIQNREEAVAILTREDSTNVSLLLARPEIENENQLDPDELELEPLDNDVHLSSSTILRSSPSVQGAGQVSAAIGGVLSSHNHAHLLSRDSPDLLLTVLSNSQELDSGVGRTDESTRYEESSEHDLLGDDHTSASNTNTTNTPGSMRKFLSGRGDTPPLLHSQDLQFSTDSLLGLDCFNGGGGLELVERLERSYMADSMRMMMPGLTEEECERYKELLEIKCFYEKNSNVPGMEQEEGDVPLDENRNESLTQHEMALIEEELRHLEFKCRNILRAQKMQQLRERCMKVWPHEDKNGASAGTGLGAGRLETNGSLVSEESCHQALSDINELPERERSDKDSTSAYNTGGESCRSTPLVSEQYPSLSTQSLEGGQSPLPPSTRQKERWDGIQANLNQPYSPQTHRRGSEAKTSSPGVKVRSLSRDVGSRRGSDGGMRRNPRTNGTAERAGGRSAENSPYLSRRQTDVKPPQRYLSCMQLRTPSASEHLGGLRNPPKEGTIELGDDASPMSLGSTCKDVPQIPDGIPSALSPPLLPASPRMEWKVKIRSDGSRYVAKRPVRDRLLKARAIKIREERSGMTTDDDAVSEMKMGRYWSKEERKQQLLKAREQRRRREFMMQSRLDCLRERDREQGGSAAGQQGAPQQQEPASILELCHRRSMKKRSRRILDNWITIQELLAHGSRSADGKKVYNPLLSVTTV
- the LOC102231717 gene encoding PDZ domain-containing protein 4-like isoform X1 codes for the protein MGCNMCVVQKPEEQYRVMFQRGHVGNMLCSFDADGRLKVNAKELSRLSGDPTLDIRDPRLSSILKRGARRRAAPTAAAGGPVAVTMGMADCVDSCTQTDISFQHMLTLGRSREHPCGAPPPPDPTPSPPLPPLPEPYLFNELFSEPVYYDPTDYFDISQHEVDRNDELEYEEVELYKSRQQDKLGLTVCYRTDDEEDLGIYVGEVNPNSIAAMDGRIRKGDRILQINGVDIQNREEAVAILTREDSTNVSLLLARPEIENENQLDPDELELEPLDNDVHLSSSTILRSSPSVQGAGQVSAAIGGVLSSHNHAHLLSRDSPDLLLTVLSNSQELDSGVGRTDESTRYEESSEHDLLGDDHTSASNTNTTNTPGSMRKFLSGRGDTPPLLHSQDLQFSTDSLLGLDCFNGGGGLELVERLERSYMADSMRMMMPGLTEEECERYKELLEIKCFYEKNSNVPGMEQEEGDVPLDENRNESLTQHEMALIEEELRHLEFKCRNILRAQKMQQLRERCMKVWPHEDKNGASAGTGLGAGRLETNGSLVSEESCHQALSDINELPERERSDKDSTSAYNTGGESCRSTPLVSEQYPSLSTQSLEGGQSPLPPSTRQKERWDGIQANLNQPYSPQTHRRGSEAKTSSPGVKVRSLSRDVGSRRGSDGGMRRNPRTNGTAERAGGRSAENSPYLSRRQTDVKPPQRYLSCMQLRTPSASEHLGGLRNPPKEGTIELGDDASPMSLGSTCKDVPQIPDGIPSALSPPLLPASPRMEWKVKIRSDGSRYVAKRPVRDRLLKARAIKIREERSGMTTDDDAVSEMKMGRYWSKEERKQQLLKAREQRRRREFMMQSRLDCLRERDREQGGSAAGQQGAPQQQEPASILELCHRRSMKKRSRRILDNWITIQELLAHGSRSADGKKVYNPLLSVTTV
- the LOC102231717 gene encoding PDZ domain-containing protein 4-like isoform X2, with protein sequence MGCNMCVVQKPEEQYRVMFQVNAKELSRLSGDPTLDIRDPRLSSILKRGARRRAAPTAAAGGPVAVTMGMADCVDSCTQTDISFQHMLTLGRSREHPCGAPPPPDPTPSPPLPPLPEPYLFNELFSEPVYYDPTDYFDISQHEVDRNDELEYEEVELYKSRQQDKLGLTVCYRTDDEEDLGIYVGEVNPNSIAAMDGRIRKGDRILQINGVDIQNREEAVAILTREDSTNVSLLLARPEIENENQLDPDELELEPLDNDVHLSSSTILRSSPSVQGAGQVSAAIGGVLSSHNHAHLLSRDSPDLLLTVLSNSQELDSGVGRTDESTRYEESSEHDLLGDDHTSASNTNTTNTPGSMRKFLSGRGDTPPLLHSQDLQFSTDSLLGLDCFNGGGGLELVERLERSYMADSMRMMMPGLTEEECERYKELLEIKCFYEKNSNVPGMEQEEGDVPLDENRNESLTQHEMALIEEELRHLEFKCRNILRAQKMQQLRERCMKVWPHEDKNGASAGTGLGAGRLETNGSLVSEESCHQALSDINELPERERSDKDSTSAYNTGGESCRSTPLVSEQYPSLSTQSLEGGQSPLPPSTRQKERWDGIQANLNQPYSPQTHRRGSEAKTSSPGVKVRSLSRDVGSRRGSDGGMRRNPRTNGTAERAGGRSAENSPYLSRRQTDVKPPQRYLSCMQLRTPSASEHLGGLRNPPKEGTIELGDDASPMSLGSTCKDVPQIPDGIPSALSPPLLPASPRMEWKVKIRSDGSRYVAKRPVRDRLLKARAIKIREERSGMTTDDDAVSEMKMGRYWSKEERKQQLLKAREQRRRREFMMQSRLDCLRERDREQGGSAAGQQGAPQQQEPASILELCHRRSMKKRSRRILDNWITIQELLAHGSRSADGKKVYNPLLSVTTV